A single window of Rhodococcus jostii RHA1 DNA harbors:
- a CDS encoding formylglycine-generating enzyme family protein — translation MGSDRHYPEEGPAHRVAVDAFAIETHQVTTAQFARFVGDTGYVTVAERPLDPAEFPGAPAENLQPGSMVFTPTRGPVDLRHLSQWWTWTVGASWRHPTGPGSTITGRETHPVVHVAHEDAAAYAEWAGRSLPTEAQWEAAARGGLDHTEFTWGDAAESESPPLANYWHGEFPWRPDPGYGTTTAVGSYPPNDYGLFDMAGNVWEWTADWYSDRHADTAESCCAPRNPRGPGMSESFDARQPQFRVPRRVIKGGSFLCADSYCRRYRPAARRPQMVDTGMSHIGFRCVTALPGSE, via the coding sequence ATGGGTTCGGATCGGCACTATCCGGAAGAAGGTCCGGCGCATCGGGTCGCGGTCGACGCCTTCGCCATCGAGACCCACCAGGTCACCACCGCGCAATTCGCCCGGTTCGTCGGCGACACCGGGTACGTGACGGTCGCCGAGCGGCCGCTGGACCCCGCCGAATTCCCCGGTGCTCCCGCCGAGAATCTGCAACCCGGATCGATGGTGTTCACCCCCACTCGGGGCCCGGTCGATCTGCGTCACCTCAGTCAGTGGTGGACCTGGACCGTCGGTGCGTCGTGGCGGCACCCCACGGGACCGGGTTCGACGATCACCGGCCGCGAAACGCATCCCGTCGTCCACGTCGCCCACGAGGATGCGGCAGCGTACGCGGAGTGGGCCGGGCGGTCCCTCCCCACCGAGGCGCAATGGGAGGCCGCGGCGCGCGGCGGACTCGACCACACCGAATTCACCTGGGGCGACGCCGCCGAGAGCGAATCCCCTCCGCTGGCGAACTACTGGCACGGGGAGTTCCCGTGGCGCCCGGACCCCGGGTACGGCACCACGACCGCCGTCGGTAGCTATCCGCCCAACGACTACGGTCTGTTCGACATGGCGGGAAACGTGTGGGAATGGACCGCCGACTGGTACTCGGATCGGCACGCCGACACAGCGGAGTCGTGCTGCGCACCACGCAATCCGCGTGGGCCCGGCATGTCGGAGAGCTTCGACGCCCGACAGCCCCAATTCCGGGTGCCCCGGCGGGTGATCAAGGGTGGGTCGTTCCTGTGTGCGGACAGTTACTGTCGGCGGTATCGGCCCGCGGCACGGCGGCCGCAGATGGTCGACACCGGGATGAGCCACATCGGATTCCGCTGCGTCACGGCCCTGCCCGGGTCAGAGTAG
- a CDS encoding LacI family DNA-binding transcriptional regulator — MVTMKDVARAAGVSVATVSYAFSKSSKVSATQRERIYSVAAELGYAGPNIAGSSLRSGRIGAVGVIVPDSPVQALEDPSVTLLMKGIAEIGNSADIALTLFPASRGGSPDSPPNSLVLRGLVDGVVIHNVPDGHPLVEAIIARGIPAVVVDSPRSAGLPFVAIDDRHGAYLQMDHILSLGHRRIGIIVDKLGQDSDCRMVTADDVGAATERNARERLAGYYAAARDHHLPVEELSIVVAGNIDRAAGAEATRILLDAARPTALVATSDVHAVAAWQVLRERGLTVPDDMSVIGFDDAPVAELLGLSTIHQPIVEKGRAAATILLDRLGGGTRTRSLMKTSLVVRASTAPPRESSTAPPRE, encoded by the coding sequence TTGGTCACGATGAAGGACGTCGCCCGAGCGGCCGGAGTATCGGTCGCCACCGTCTCCTACGCTTTCAGCAAATCGTCGAAGGTCTCTGCGACACAACGGGAACGCATCTATTCCGTCGCCGCGGAACTCGGTTACGCCGGGCCGAACATCGCCGGGAGCAGTCTGCGGTCGGGGCGAATCGGCGCGGTCGGGGTGATCGTGCCCGACTCCCCGGTGCAAGCGCTCGAGGATCCGTCCGTGACCCTGCTGATGAAGGGCATCGCGGAGATCGGGAACTCGGCCGACATCGCCCTCACCCTGTTTCCGGCCTCACGTGGTGGCTCCCCGGATTCACCACCGAACTCGCTGGTTCTCCGTGGACTCGTGGACGGTGTGGTCATCCACAACGTCCCCGACGGTCATCCTCTGGTCGAGGCGATCATCGCGCGCGGTATCCCGGCCGTCGTCGTCGATTCGCCCAGAAGTGCGGGACTGCCGTTCGTGGCCATCGACGACCGGCACGGCGCCTATCTGCAGATGGACCACATCCTGAGCCTGGGCCATCGACGCATCGGGATCATCGTCGACAAACTCGGCCAGGACTCCGACTGCCGGATGGTCACGGCGGACGACGTCGGCGCAGCGACCGAACGCAACGCGCGGGAGCGGCTTGCCGGTTACTACGCCGCGGCCCGTGACCACCACCTCCCGGTGGAGGAACTGTCGATCGTCGTGGCGGGCAACATCGATCGCGCCGCCGGTGCCGAGGCCACCCGGATCCTGCTCGACGCCGCTCGGCCGACCGCTCTCGTGGCGACCTCCGATGTGCACGCGGTGGCGGCGTGGCAGGTGTTACGCGAGCGCGGCCTGACGGTGCCCGACGACATGTCCGTCATCGGATTCGACGACGCACCCGTTGCAGAGCTTCTCGGTCTCAGCACAATTCATCAGCCGATCGTCGAGAAGGGCCGCGCGGCCGCGACGATCCTGCTCGATCGGCTGGGCGGCGGCACCCGCACACGATCGTTGATGAAGACGTCGCTGGTCGTCCGCGCCAGCACCGCGCCGCCGCGCGAATCCAGCACCGCGCCGCCGCGCGAATGA
- a CDS encoding DUF1937 family protein: MGTRRPVFMDAMEELIILDLPGWDQSSGIRREIEFFESRDRRVSLWSEASAEFVAPESSPVR, from the coding sequence GTGGGGACCCGTCGACCGGTGTTCATGGACGCGATGGAGGAACTGATCATCCTCGACCTCCCCGGATGGGATCAGAGTTCCGGCATCAGACGCGAGATCGAGTTCTTCGAGAGCCGGGACAGGCGGGTGAGCCTGTGGTCCGAGGCCTCCGCCGAGTTCGTCGCACCCGAAAGTTCCCCGGTCCGCTGA
- a CDS encoding YidH family protein, whose protein sequence is MSPNIFGPTQPNTGSTARDHLANERTYLAWHRTGISVAALGVAVAKFAPNRGGHAVAAGLILIGAGLLVSAYGTIRYRVISRQIESGEFAPATFTAVVTSSIVTVLALLAVVVLL, encoded by the coding sequence ATGAGCCCCAACATTTTCGGACCCACCCAGCCGAACACGGGTAGCACCGCGCGCGACCATCTCGCCAACGAGCGGACCTACCTCGCCTGGCATCGCACCGGCATCAGCGTCGCCGCGCTCGGTGTGGCGGTCGCCAAGTTCGCACCGAATCGCGGCGGTCATGCCGTGGCAGCCGGACTGATCCTGATCGGCGCGGGACTACTGGTGTCCGCGTACGGCACCATCCGCTATCGGGTCATCAGCAGGCAGATCGAATCCGGGGAATTCGCACCGGCGACGTTCACCGCCGTGGTCACCTCCAGCATCGTCACAGTGCTCGCGCTCCTCGCCGTGGTGGTCCTACTCTGA
- a CDS encoding LLM class flavin-dependent oxidoreductase — translation MTTAVPRLGVTFIPTIEPERLKDFARVAEDSGLDEIWLWEDCFKESGVATAAAALAWTERIHVGVGLMPVPLRNVALTTMEIATLARLFPGRVIAGIGHGVQGWMEQVGARAASPMTLLEEYTVALRALLDGESVSTQGRYVRLDGVRLDWPPAERVPLMLGGEGSKSVRLAARLGDGNLLASAVGDGDIRRTRDLILDEIGADGVSSHHLVVPKIAATGEGARQRVDEELARWEKPADTGIGVAGDANTVAEEVRRLARLGATSVAFAPTEDEPDLLGFVEFLGRAVKPLIPT, via the coding sequence ATGACGACTGCGGTGCCGCGACTGGGCGTGACGTTCATCCCGACGATCGAACCCGAGAGGTTGAAGGACTTCGCGCGGGTGGCCGAGGACAGTGGTCTCGACGAGATCTGGTTGTGGGAAGACTGTTTCAAGGAGAGCGGCGTTGCTACGGCGGCCGCGGCACTCGCGTGGACGGAGCGCATCCACGTCGGCGTCGGGTTGATGCCCGTCCCGCTGCGCAATGTCGCGCTCACCACGATGGAGATCGCCACGCTCGCTCGGTTGTTTCCGGGTCGAGTGATCGCGGGTATCGGACACGGTGTGCAGGGCTGGATGGAGCAGGTGGGTGCGCGGGCGGCGTCGCCGATGACCCTCCTCGAGGAATACACGGTGGCGCTCCGGGCACTGCTGGACGGCGAGTCGGTGAGCACGCAGGGGCGGTACGTTCGGCTCGACGGGGTGAGACTCGACTGGCCTCCCGCTGAACGGGTTCCGCTGATGCTCGGCGGCGAAGGTTCCAAATCGGTCCGCCTGGCGGCACGTCTGGGTGACGGCAACCTCCTCGCGTCCGCGGTCGGCGACGGCGACATCCGCAGAACCCGCGACCTGATCCTCGACGAAATCGGAGCCGACGGGGTGTCATCGCATCACCTGGTCGTCCCGAAGATCGCCGCTACCGGGGAGGGTGCGCGGCAACGGGTGGACGAGGAACTGGCGCGGTGGGAGAAGCCGGCCGACACCGGAATCGGGGTCGCGGGTGACGCGAACACCGTCGCCGAGGAGGTGCGAAGGCTTGCCCGCCTGGGCGCGACGTCGGTAGCTTTCGCGCCGACCGAGGATGAACCGGACCTGCTGGGCTTCGTCGAGTTCCTCGGCCGCGCCGTCAAACCTCTTATCCCGACGTGA
- a CDS encoding HAD family hydrolase → MGAGLGGSWSDGSTRSAIEDFVARVTSAGGPDFVEPADRVAVFDNDGTLWCEKPMPIQLDFTIRRFAEMAAKDPDLQQTQPWKAAHEHDLQWLGAAMVKHYQGDDGDLKLLMGAVTEAFDSITVENYDARVRAFFDDADHPTLGRPYAGCGYAPMVELLRYLEANGFTIYIASGGDRDFMRPVAGRLYGIPPERVIGSALGLSYREGADTSDLLYKAAMDFFDDGPEKPVRIWSRIGRRPILSVGNSNGDLPMLAFSGLPDRPSLRVLILHDDADREFDYVAGAEQALEHAREKNWTVVSMKNDWTSVFSPAVT, encoded by the coding sequence GTGGGCGCCGGGCTCGGTGGTTCCTGGTCGGACGGATCGACGCGGTCCGCGATCGAGGACTTCGTCGCACGGGTGACGTCGGCGGGCGGACCGGACTTCGTCGAGCCCGCCGACCGGGTGGCCGTGTTCGACAACGACGGCACACTCTGGTGCGAGAAGCCGATGCCCATCCAGCTCGACTTCACCATCCGGCGCTTCGCCGAGATGGCCGCGAAGGATCCCGACCTCCAGCAGACGCAACCGTGGAAGGCCGCCCACGAGCACGACCTTCAGTGGCTCGGCGCGGCGATGGTCAAGCACTATCAGGGCGACGACGGCGACCTGAAACTGTTGATGGGCGCAGTCACCGAAGCATTCGATTCGATCACCGTCGAGAATTACGACGCAAGGGTGCGGGCCTTCTTCGACGACGCGGATCACCCGACGCTCGGCCGCCCGTACGCAGGCTGCGGATACGCGCCGATGGTCGAGTTGCTGCGCTATCTCGAGGCGAACGGATTCACGATCTACATCGCGTCCGGTGGTGATCGGGACTTCATGCGCCCGGTCGCCGGGCGGCTGTACGGGATTCCGCCGGAACGCGTCATCGGCAGTGCCCTCGGCCTCTCGTACCGTGAAGGGGCGGACACGAGCGACCTGCTCTACAAGGCCGCGATGGACTTCTTCGACGACGGGCCGGAGAAACCGGTTCGAATCTGGAGCAGGATCGGGCGACGGCCGATCCTGTCGGTCGGCAACTCCAACGGCGACCTGCCGATGCTCGCGTTCTCCGGGCTACCCGACCGCCCGTCGCTTCGGGTGCTGATCCTGCACGACGACGCCGATCGCGAATTCGACTATGTCGCGGGCGCGGAACAGGCCCTCGAACACGCACGAGAAAAGAACTGGACCGTGGTAAGCATGAAGAACGATTGGACGAGCGTCTTCTCGCCGGCCGTCACCTGA
- a CDS encoding arylsulfatase: protein MTDAKPNILVIWGDDIGITNLSCYSDGLMGYRTPNIDRLADEGMKFTDSYGEQSCTAGRASFITGQSVYRTGMSKVGIPGVDIGLSPEDPTIAELLKPLGYATGQFGKNHLGDLNKYLPTVHGFDEFFGNLYHLNAEEEPELPDFPSALDYPKLHELVKPRGVLHCWATEEDAGEVDPRYGPLGKQRIEDTGPLNKKRMETIDDETVTAAIDFMTRQKEADTPFFVWMNTTHMHLRTHTKPESIGQAGHWQSPYHDTMIDHDKHVGQLLDAVDELGLAENTIVIYSTDNGPHANTWPDGATTPFRSEKDTNWEGAFRVPEVIRWPGRIPAGSVSNEIVQHHDWLPTFLAAAGAPDVVEQLKTGYEIGEKTFTVHIDGYNLLPYLTGEVETSPRRGMIYFSDDCDVLGIRFDNWKIVFMEQRAQGTLGLWAEPFTALRVPKVFNLRTDPFERADITSNTYWDWFLDHDYITIYGTFITTQFLETFKDFPPRQEPASFTIDHAVAKLHAYLSRD, encoded by the coding sequence ATGACGGACGCGAAACCCAACATCCTGGTCATCTGGGGCGACGACATCGGTATCACCAATCTCAGCTGCTACAGCGACGGACTGATGGGGTACCGGACGCCGAACATCGACCGCCTCGCCGACGAGGGCATGAAGTTCACCGACTCCTACGGTGAGCAGAGCTGCACGGCGGGTCGCGCGTCGTTCATCACCGGTCAGAGCGTGTACCGCACCGGCATGAGCAAGGTGGGGATTCCGGGCGTCGACATCGGATTGTCGCCCGAAGACCCCACCATCGCCGAACTGCTCAAGCCCCTCGGATACGCCACCGGACAGTTCGGGAAGAACCATCTCGGCGACCTGAACAAGTATCTGCCGACCGTGCACGGGTTCGACGAGTTCTTCGGCAACCTCTATCACCTCAATGCCGAGGAAGAACCCGAACTGCCGGACTTCCCGAGCGCCCTGGACTATCCCAAACTGCACGAGTTGGTCAAGCCGCGCGGTGTGCTCCATTGCTGGGCAACCGAGGAGGACGCCGGTGAGGTCGATCCGCGGTACGGGCCGCTCGGGAAGCAGCGCATCGAGGACACCGGGCCGCTGAACAAGAAGCGGATGGAGACCATCGACGACGAGACGGTAACGGCGGCAATCGACTTCATGACGCGGCAGAAGGAAGCGGACACACCGTTCTTCGTGTGGATGAACACGACCCACATGCACCTGCGGACCCACACGAAGCCGGAAAGCATCGGCCAGGCCGGGCACTGGCAGTCGCCGTACCACGACACGATGATCGATCACGACAAGCATGTCGGCCAACTGCTCGACGCGGTCGACGAACTCGGCCTCGCCGAGAACACCATCGTCATCTACAGCACCGACAACGGTCCCCACGCGAACACCTGGCCGGACGGTGCGACCACCCCGTTCCGCAGTGAGAAGGACACCAACTGGGAGGGTGCGTTCCGCGTCCCGGAGGTGATCCGCTGGCCGGGCAGGATCCCCGCGGGCAGCGTGTCCAACGAGATCGTGCAGCACCACGACTGGCTCCCCACCTTCCTTGCCGCCGCGGGTGCACCGGATGTCGTCGAGCAGCTGAAGACCGGCTACGAGATCGGTGAGAAGACCTTCACGGTGCACATCGACGGCTACAACCTGCTCCCGTACCTCACCGGTGAGGTCGAGACATCCCCGCGCCGGGGAATGATCTACTTCTCCGACGACTGCGACGTGCTGGGCATCCGGTTCGACAATTGGAAGATCGTGTTCATGGAGCAGCGGGCGCAGGGCACCCTCGGGCTGTGGGCGGAGCCGTTCACCGCCCTGCGGGTACCCAAGGTGTTCAACCTGCGCACCGACCCCTTCGAGCGGGCCGACATCACTTCGAACACCTACTGGGACTGGTTCCTCGACCACGACTACATCACGATCTATGGAACATTCATCACCACCCAATTCCTCGAGACGTTCAAGGACTTCCCACCGCGACAGGAGCCGGCCAGTTTCACCATCGACCACGCGGTGGCCAAGCTGCACGCGTACCTGTCGAGGGACTGA
- a CDS encoding thiamine pyrophosphate-binding protein, giving the protein MAKLTGGQVVAQVLKQYGVEYVTGIPGHGIWSLTDAFLEKGSEIPFIQVYHEQSATHLADGYYRVSGKPMAAVASIGAGAANTVLGLATAYSDSTSLLCITGGPPTHMRGRGLLQELERHTDNGFPQVTDAVSKRSWVATRVEELPFIMHRAFSTMLTGRPGPAHIEVPMDVQAEAADVSLHDLARRLPVGLQQPDPLAIDKAVDVLRDSRRPVIVVGGGAITSDSADEVLALAETWQIPVVTTWNGKGAFPEDHALFAGSVGQTGTIVGNAVASRADVVISIGCRFTDWSSSSYAQGVTFSIPPAKLIHIDIDPHEIGKNYPAEVGIVADAKPTVAAIVASLPRSSADRSVYLAELEQLKTEWETKLAGRRDSDRFPFTSQRPLGGLRSVMERDGIIVAGSGNTQGAVKQTFPVYHPRTHLTSGGFSSMGWAVPAAIGAKLAAPDRQVACVLGDGDFLMTSQEIGVCVQHDIPVVFVVQDNAGFMSIRGGQRKQTSRHIGTEFNRPDGTPYSPDFKALGQSFGLESFRVDDPADLESTYRKAFDSKAPALIEIPTDRDAAGPWVPGWWDFPVPAYIEDERQDEYWATRAKEQHL; this is encoded by the coding sequence ATGGCGAAATTGACCGGCGGGCAGGTGGTCGCCCAGGTCCTGAAGCAGTACGGCGTCGAGTACGTCACCGGAATTCCCGGCCACGGGATCTGGTCGCTCACCGATGCGTTCCTGGAGAAGGGGTCCGAGATCCCGTTCATCCAGGTCTACCACGAGCAGAGCGCCACGCACCTCGCGGACGGGTACTACCGGGTGTCCGGGAAGCCGATGGCCGCGGTGGCGTCGATCGGGGCGGGTGCGGCGAACACCGTGCTCGGTCTCGCGACCGCGTACAGCGATTCGACGAGTCTGCTGTGCATCACTGGCGGGCCGCCCACCCACATGCGCGGGCGTGGTCTGCTCCAGGAACTGGAGCGGCACACCGACAACGGCTTTCCGCAGGTCACCGACGCAGTGTCGAAGCGCAGCTGGGTCGCCACCCGCGTGGAGGAATTGCCGTTCATCATGCACCGTGCGTTCAGCACGATGCTGACCGGTCGCCCGGGGCCTGCGCACATCGAGGTGCCGATGGACGTGCAGGCCGAGGCCGCCGACGTCTCGCTCCACGACCTCGCACGGCGGCTGCCGGTCGGGCTCCAGCAGCCCGACCCGTTGGCGATCGACAAGGCCGTCGACGTGCTCCGTGACTCTCGACGGCCGGTGATCGTCGTCGGCGGCGGCGCCATCACGTCCGACTCGGCAGACGAGGTGCTCGCCCTCGCCGAGACGTGGCAGATCCCCGTCGTCACCACGTGGAACGGCAAGGGCGCGTTCCCCGAGGACCACGCACTGTTCGCGGGCAGCGTCGGCCAGACCGGAACGATCGTGGGCAACGCCGTCGCCTCCCGCGCCGACGTGGTGATCTCCATCGGTTGCCGGTTCACCGACTGGTCCTCCTCCAGCTACGCGCAGGGAGTCACGTTCTCGATTCCGCCCGCCAAGCTCATTCACATCGACATCGATCCGCACGAGATCGGCAAGAACTACCCGGCCGAGGTCGGCATCGTCGCCGACGCCAAGCCGACCGTCGCCGCGATCGTCGCCTCCCTCCCCCGCAGTAGCGCCGACCGGTCCGTATACCTCGCCGAACTCGAGCAACTGAAGACGGAGTGGGAGACCAAACTCGCAGGCCGTCGCGATTCCGACCGGTTCCCGTTCACCTCCCAGCGCCCCCTCGGCGGTCTGCGATCGGTGATGGAACGGGACGGCATCATCGTCGCCGGCTCCGGCAACACCCAGGGCGCCGTGAAGCAGACGTTCCCGGTGTATCACCCGCGCACCCACCTGACGTCGGGTGGATTCTCGTCCATGGGCTGGGCCGTGCCCGCCGCGATCGGCGCCAAGCTCGCCGCCCCCGACCGGCAGGTGGCGTGCGTGCTCGGTGACGGCGACTTCCTCATGACGTCGCAGGAGATCGGTGTCTGCGTGCAGCACGACATTCCGGTGGTCTTCGTGGTCCAGGACAACGCGGGCTTCATGTCGATCCGCGGTGGCCAGCGCAAGCAGACCAGCCGGCACATCGGCACCGAGTTCAACCGCCCGGACGGCACCCCGTACAGCCCCGACTTCAAGGCACTCGGCCAGTCGTTCGGACTCGAATCGTTCCGGGTGGACGACCCGGCCGACCTCGAGAGCACGTACCGGAAGGCCTTCGACTCGAAAGCGCCTGCGCTGATCGAAATCCCGACCGATCGTGATGCGGCGGGACCCTGGGTTCCCGGCTGGTGGGACTTCCCCGTTCCCGCGTACATCGAGGACGAGCGTCAGGACGAGTACTGGGCGACCCGAGCCAAGGAACAGCACCTGTGA
- a CDS encoding ThuA domain-containing protein, translated as MTKVLYLYGGWPGHHPYDIAAWARELFSELNYQVEESQDIFTLDRDLTGYDLIVLGWNNALTTEDLSDSQEKNLLDAVVAGTGVAAWHGAAAAFRASLKYHFLLGGDFVEHPAGEAFPQPYKVTITDREHEVTAGVEDFAVASEQYYMHVDPNNRVLAETEFSGEHLPWLEGLRSPVAWVRQWGAGRVFYHSIGHTPADLSEPNVRRLTKQGLRYAARVAN; from the coding sequence ATGACCAAGGTCCTCTACCTCTACGGCGGCTGGCCCGGCCACCATCCGTACGACATCGCCGCATGGGCACGCGAACTGTTTTCCGAGCTGAACTACCAGGTCGAGGAGTCACAGGACATCTTCACCCTCGACCGTGACCTGACCGGATACGACCTGATCGTGCTCGGCTGGAACAACGCGCTCACCACCGAAGACCTGAGCGATTCGCAGGAGAAGAACCTGCTCGACGCCGTCGTGGCCGGAACCGGGGTCGCAGCGTGGCACGGCGCCGCCGCCGCGTTCCGGGCGAGCCTGAAGTACCACTTCCTCCTCGGCGGCGACTTCGTCGAACATCCTGCGGGAGAGGCTTTCCCGCAGCCGTACAAGGTGACCATCACCGACCGCGAGCACGAGGTGACCGCTGGTGTCGAGGACTTCGCGGTGGCGTCCGAGCAGTACTACATGCACGTCGACCCGAACAACCGGGTGCTCGCGGAGACCGAGTTCAGCGGCGAGCACCTGCCCTGGCTGGAGGGACTGCGCAGCCCGGTGGCGTGGGTGCGCCAGTGGGGCGCCGGCCGGGTCTTCTACCACTCGATCGGCCACACGCCGGCAGACCTGTCGGAGCCGAACGTGCGCCGACTGACCAAGCAGGGACTGCGCTACGCCGCCCGCGTAGCGAACTGA
- a CDS encoding proline racemase family protein: MRWSRVVNVVKCHVGGEINNVVTGGIGDVPGATVFDKMKHFREHRDDLRQLLLHEPRGSVTQCVNFVVPATDPEAQMGYVIAESTEYPAMSGSNTMCVATALLETGMIPMVEPVTDIVLEAPAGLIRIRCTCENGKVTSVEFENQPAFAYEIGVPLELDGYGTLTVEVAGGGMAYVLADADQLGLKLQPDEAREICDLGQKLKTAAAEQIPAVHPTNPEFAGITQTEFVGPLSRTDGVLTARNAVVVSPGRLDRSPCGTGTSARLAVLKAKGLIEVGEKFVHESVIGSRFESRIDRLTKVGTYDAVVPRVSGQAYITELSQVGLDPADPFPTGYTLSDTWPTGN, translated from the coding sequence GTGCGCTGGAGTCGAGTAGTCAACGTAGTGAAGTGTCACGTCGGGGGCGAGATCAACAACGTCGTCACCGGCGGAATCGGCGACGTCCCCGGCGCCACGGTCTTCGACAAGATGAAGCACTTCCGCGAGCATCGCGACGACCTCCGTCAGCTTCTGCTCCACGAGCCGCGGGGCTCGGTGACCCAGTGCGTCAACTTCGTCGTCCCGGCGACGGACCCCGAAGCCCAGATGGGTTACGTCATCGCCGAGTCCACGGAGTACCCGGCCATGTCGGGCAGCAACACCATGTGCGTCGCCACCGCGCTGCTCGAGACCGGCATGATTCCCATGGTCGAACCGGTCACCGACATCGTGCTGGAAGCACCCGCCGGGCTCATCCGCATTCGCTGCACCTGCGAGAACGGCAAGGTGACGAGCGTCGAATTCGAGAACCAGCCCGCGTTCGCCTACGAGATCGGGGTGCCGCTCGAACTCGACGGCTACGGCACCCTGACCGTCGAGGTGGCGGGGGGTGGCATGGCCTACGTGCTCGCCGACGCCGACCAACTCGGATTGAAGTTGCAACCCGACGAGGCGCGCGAGATCTGCGACCTCGGACAGAAGCTCAAGACCGCCGCCGCCGAGCAGATCCCCGCGGTGCACCCGACCAATCCCGAGTTCGCCGGAATCACCCAGACCGAGTTCGTCGGCCCGCTCTCACGCACCGACGGGGTGCTGACCGCCCGGAATGCCGTGGTGGTCTCCCCCGGCCGACTCGACCGCTCGCCCTGCGGCACCGGCACGTCCGCCCGACTGGCGGTGCTGAAGGCGAAGGGCCTCATCGAGGTCGGGGAGAAGTTCGTGCACGAATCGGTGATCGGCAGTCGCTTCGAGAGCCGGATCGACAGACTGACGAAGGTCGGAACGTACGACGCCGTGGTCCCCCGCGTCAGCGGCCAGGCGTACATCACCGAGCTCAGCCAGGTCGGGCTCGACCCCGCCGACCCGTTCCCTACCGGCTACACCCTGTCCGACACCTGGCCGACCGGCAACTGA
- a CDS encoding dihydrodipicolinate synthase family protein, whose translation MPPVSIWGAPNFAPKECVAIYELAKAGKYTEALEIFKRLWNVLDFLGKEGYAVATKAAAQAVGVDLGVPRAPYGELPADKKEELTKLIAETGLTYAR comes from the coding sequence GTGCCGCCGGTTTCCATCTGGGGTGCGCCCAACTTCGCCCCCAAGGAGTGCGTCGCGATCTACGAACTCGCCAAGGCCGGCAAGTACACCGAGGCCCTCGAAATCTTCAAGCGGCTGTGGAACGTCCTCGACTTCCTCGGCAAGGAGGGCTACGCCGTGGCCACCAAGGCGGCCGCTCAGGCCGTCGGCGTGGACCTCGGAGTGCCCCGCGCACCGTACGGTGAGCTGCCCGCGGACAAGAAGGAAGAGCTCACCAAGCTCATCGCCGAGACCGGACTCACCTACGCCCGCTAG